One genomic window of Coffea eugenioides isolate CCC68of chromosome 1, Ceug_1.0, whole genome shotgun sequence includes the following:
- the LOC113771120 gene encoding serine carboxypeptidase II-3-like — MKGEHGYDGYDRLVKFLQASSLRKSVNHVNEELNNEYSPVYIGPQDGLKAADKITALPGEPKGVNFDQYSGYVTVDPKAGRSLFYYFAESQNSSTKPLVLWLNGGPGASSFGIGAMTELGPFQVSKGGKTLWENPCAWNNGKNSYFSPAGVGFSYSNTSSDYITGDTKTAADSYTILVNWLERFPEYKTRDFFITGESYAGRYVPQLAQLILHNNKITNQTVINLKGIAESSITDIETQNWATYDYYRTHALISDEIHQGIVSSCNFSSADACQTYKSQAHSAKGHVDDNDIYAPLCSSSSNTPPSINDYDPCSDNYVYTYLNTPAVQKSLHANTTRIPGPWKNYNGYIGHNWDDETDTVLPVIKELTSSGVSVWLYSGDIDSVCFVTTTRYALNKLRLSVKTPWYAWYTQGEVDGYAVEYENLTFVIVRGAGHLVPSYQPARALTLFSSFLVGKLPPSN; from the exons ATGAAAGGTGAACATGGATATGATGGATATGATCGTCTTGTGAAATTCCTTCAGGCTAGTAGCTTAAGAAAATCAGTCAATCATGTGAATGAGGAACTGAACAACGAGTATTCGCCAGTTTACATTGGCCCCCAAGATGGTCTGAAGGCAGCTGACAAGATCACAGCGTTGCCAGGCGAACCAAAGGGCGTGAATTTTGATCAATATTCAGGGTATGTAACTGTTGATCCAAAGGCCGGTCGATCTCTCTTCTACTATTTTGCCGAGTCTCAAAATTCATCTACCAAACCCCTTGTGCTCTGGCTAAATGG AGGACCTGGTGCCTCTTCATTTGGGATTGGAGCGATGACTGAACTCGGACCATTTCAAGTTAGCAAAGGCGGAAAAACGCTGTGGGAAAACCCGTGTGCCTGGAACAATGGTAAGAACTCATACTTT TCTCCTGCCGGCGTTGGATTTTCCTACTCAAACACATCGTCAGATTACATTACCGGAGACACAAAAACTGCTGCAGATTCTTACACAATTCTAGTCAATTGGTTAGAAAGATTCCCAGAATACAAAACCAGAGACTTTTTTATAACCGGAGAAAGTTACGCCGGTCGTTACGTGCCTCAACTTGCTCAACTAATCCTCCATAACAACAAGATAACTAACCAAACTGTTATTAACTTGAAAGGAATTGCTGAATCATCAATT ACTGATATTGAAACACAAAACTGGGCGACTTATGATTATTACCGGACACATGCCCTAATATCCGATGAAATCCATCAGGGCATAGTTTCCAGTTGCAATTTTTCCTCAGCAGATGCTTGTCAAACATACAAGAGCCAAGCACATTCAGCTAAAGGCCATGTCGACGATAACGATATCTATGCTCCCTtgtgttcttcttcttctaataCTCCTCCTTCG ATAAATGACTATGATCCATGCTCGGATAATTATGTTTACACTTACCTAAATACTCCTGCTGTGCAAAAATCACTTCATGCTAATACCACCAGAATACCTGGACCTTGGAAAAACTACAA TGGCTACATAGGCCATAATTGGGATGACGAGACAGACACAGTGTTACCTGTAATCAAGGAGCTCACTTCAAGTGGCGTTAGCGTTTGGCTGTACAG TGGGGACATAGATAGTGTTTGTTTTGTGACAACAACTAGATATGCCTTGAACAAACTCAGGCTCTCCGTGAAAACTCCTTGGTATGCTTGGTACACTCAAGGCGAG GTTGATGGTTATGCAGTGGAATATGAAAACTTAACCTTTGTTATAGTAAGGGGAGCTGGACATCTTGTTCCCAGTTATCAGCCTGCCCGGGCATTAACATTGTTCTCATCGTTCTTGGTTGGAAAGCTTCCACCTTCCAACTAG
- the LOC113771109 gene encoding mitogen-activated protein kinase kinase kinase 17-like — MTSIFTATTLKWKKYKKLGAGSYGTVYLAGEANSLFLGGSFAAVKSAEFEHSKETIKEAEFLKEVADNPYIVRCFGEDISIEKGKEVYNMLMEYAPGGTLHDLIVAYNVKGSTMPESHAAVYSYMLLGGLSHVHRRGLVHCDLKPCHILVFPKINGTDLHHLKIADFGLAKHVWEDHPVEFLRRHRGTQVYASPESIMFRMHGTATDVWSLGCTILEMMTGRQTWTDEEMWDLYVEMVQGPSSVISKLGKDFLRRFFLTDPNCRWTAPMLLDHPFITQNMKGLPPVEETQFQNNPFGIYDGWIVIEHLFSTPSQPQSYPSFLSQPSPPKENSSYQLFPIQCNTQAVGGPFSIPCGIESVNRLLA, encoded by the coding sequence ATGACAAGTATATTCACTGCTACAACTTTGAAGTGGAAGAAGTACAAAAAACTTGGAGCCGGATCGTACGGGACTGTATACTTGGCTGGCGAAGCTAATTCTCTATTCCTGGGAGGTTCGTTTGCAGCAGTTAAGAGTGCTGAGTTTGAGCACTCAAAAGAAACTATAAAGGAGGCCGAGTTCTTGAAAGAAGTAGCAGATAATCCCTATATTGTTCGGTGCTTTGGCGAGGATATTAGCATCGAGAAGGGAAAAGAAGTTTACAACATGTTAATGGAATATGCACCCGGAGGCACCCTTCATGATCTGATCGTTGCTTACAACGTTAAGGGAAGTACCATGCCAGAATCCCATGCAGCCGTTTACTCCTACATGTTGCTTGGTGGTCTTTCCCATGTTCATCGGAGAGGGTTAGTTCACTGTGACTTGAAGCCCTGCCACATCCTcgtttttccaaaaataaatggAACTGATTTGCACCATCTGAAAATCGCTGATTTTGGACTAGCCAAGCACGTTTGGGAGGATCATCCAGTCGAATTTTTGCGTCGCCATCGTGGCACGCAGGTTTATGCATCACCGGAGTCCATAATGTTTAGGATGCACGGGACAGCAACCGATGTATGGTCACTTGGATGCACTATCTTGGAGATGATGACGGGAAGACAAACTTGGACGGACGAGGAGATGTGGGATTTGTATGTTGAGATGGTGCAAGGTCCATCTTCAGTAATTTCCAAACTTGGAAAAGATTTCTTGAGGAGATTCTTCCTAACAGATCCAAATTGTAGATGGACAGCTCCCATGCTTCTTGATCATCCGTTTATTACACAAAATATGAAGGGATTACCTCCAGTTGAAGAAACTCAATTTCAGAACAACCCTTTTGGCATCTACGATGGATGGATTGTTATCGAACACCTGTTTTCGACTCCCAGTCAACCTCAGTCATATCCTTCCTTCTTGTCTCAACCCTCCCCTCCTAAAGAGAATAGTTCATATCAGCTTTTCCCAATTCAATGCAATACACAAGCCGTTGGAGGTCCGTTTTCTATTCCTTGTGGAATAGAATCAGTCAACCGTCTCCTGGCATGA
- the LOC113771139 gene encoding replication protein A 70 kDa DNA-binding subunit B-like, whose protein sequence is MQWMLTSKTVIEEDADDEDIMPVKFNYTQFTDLAQYVDRKDKSVDVLGIVIEAQDRRVINKHFKESVVQKFVLVNEQSQAVILSMWDDFIKNEGQQIIAEIGNYPVVICRRLKVNNYNGVALSTWFDSAILVDPPVQEARELKKWAIRNTKLLAAIIDEKSYIKYNPQISAKPDQKTILISNVRPSQKNIWVKARFSFQHIFQKYWYMSCKKCCRGTAATDGVIFMCNTCKEKHPAQPRCRFDMDLCDDTGTITASVFGEQAEKLLKFTALEIMDHFKQNIELPLEAVHKELESKWFLVHIKPVQAQMSDAKQCYTVIYYSELLNSDAVDSPAESKNAESKNPTLLIELQSDTADIVTSGATPIQETKPASKARQCLTQKLELLADEANNTSRSVSEGSKKKSRLM, encoded by the exons ATGCAGTGGATGCTCACTAGTAAAACTGTCATTGAAGAGGATGCCGATGATGAAGATATAATGCCTGTCAAATTTAACTATACTCAATTCACAGACTTGGCACAGTATGTGGATCGTAAAGATAAATCTGTAG ATGTCCTTGGAATAGTTATTGAAGCACAGGACAGAAGGGTCAttaataaacatttcaaagaatCAGTTGTTCAGAAATTCGTCCTTGTCAATGAACA ATCACAAGCTGTCATACTTTCTATGTGGGATGATTTCATTAAAAATGAAGGGCAACAGATAATAGCTGAAATAGGCAACTACCCTGTCGTCATATGTCGCAGGCTCAAAGTTAACAACTATAATG GAGTTGCGCTGTCGACATGGTTTGATTCTGCAATCCTTGTTGATCCTCCTGTACAGGAAGCAAGAGAATTAAAGAAATG GGCGATCAGAAATACCAAACTACTTGCAGCAATCATTGATGAAAAGAGCTATATTAAGTATAACCCTCAGATATCTGCAAAGCCAGATCAAAAAACCATTTTGATTTCAAATGTCAGACCATCACAAAAG AATATATGGGTTAAAGCAAGGTTCTCCTTTCAGCACATATTCCAGAAATACTGGTATATGAGCTGTAAAAAATGTTGTCGGGGCACTGCTGCTACAGATGGAGTTATTTTTATGTGTAATACGTGCAAAGAAAAACATCCTGCTCAGCCTAG GTGTCGCTTTGATATGGATTTATGTGATGATACTGGTACCATCACAGCTTCTGTTTTTGGAGAACAAGCTGAAAAGCTGCTAAAGTTCACTGCTCTTGAAATAATGGACCATTTTAAGCAG AACATTGAGCTCCCTCTGGAGGCTGTCCATAAGGAGTTGGAGTCCAAGTGGTTTCTCGTACATATAAAACCAGTGCAGGCTCAAATGTCTGATGCAAAACAATGCTATACAGTTATCTACTATTCTGAACTTCTCAATAGTGATGCTGTTGATTCCCCTGCTGAATCTAAAAATGCTGAATCCAAAAATCCTACTTTGTTAATCGAGCTGCAATCTGACACTGCTGACATCGTCACTTCAG GAGCCACACCTATTCAAGAAACCAAACCAGCTTCCAAGGCTAGACAATGTTTAACTCAAAAATTGGAACTCTTAGCTGATGAAGCCAATAATACTTCCCGTTCTGTCAGTGAAGGCTCTAAGAAGAAGTCCAGACTCATGTAG
- the LOC113771129 gene encoding uncharacterized protein LOC113771129, which produces MAFDDLLESGRSPCAFHVNCCLQLLVCGLPLFDVVVLGIFWRSRSSEGAAMELIFCYVLWQELGCRSDACFFVLLAFSLLLPALVADYFLPPSCYLSEMDKNALRRKRYAEMSPDAKAALLCRRCEARLVKKKDKSSRSYVRSVPFGHVETGVCFFGSAPARNDQLPGCHNEVVDGCPAVLQQSLDYMSTTIPAPLCLSSGTSSSAVVPHLVQCSLVSEAPLISRSVHRREAAVNSGTATLKEQACLSPHVSATVQPSRPCRKRSTANCSRKKKKNKLLPLHSQNENEQTCHLHTESTDVVLESIDESNLGSLRSSAPSCLNDLGEHGVSSSITVTPVSFSPTQPTGNTNEASASFAPPVGFTANATNCSTVILPAKRQTGTLPRQRRSKNSRIDEIPKESLLLPDAPDCQYCGAKRFHLEPPSFCCSQGEISIVAPPMPYALKRLFIGNDEESDHFRKLARTYNNNLSFTSFAAKYDPELTRNTRGVYTFRVQGQVYHFLNSLSQPDDRTCGIHLYFFDTDEQLINRVAASDKLRESTLKLLMDILSNNPYARFFKDLRDIPDLEKHNIVLNCFPGLDQHIYNLTSTSQVAAIWTENDDESVNRQAHILVYSHSNTAHKVQHYYACYDPLQYPLLFPRGESGWHHGIKRAYKRKQTEHSCDEEVIIDPSSVQEPSYLIDLEKRAADHAKKDEHTVSAREYYCYRFQIRKNDESMLLHSLRLLQQFSVDSYVKIETSRLDFQRKRQNEIRTEILEGVLDSVSIGQTEGSKVGRKVILPASFIGGPRDMRRRYLDAMALVQKYGKPDIFLTMTCNPMWKEIQDCLQFKERAQDRPDLLSRVFRAKFEMLKAKLLDRKIFGEVAACVYVIEFQKRGFPHAHLLLILKPQFKLLNPESYDRIVSAELPDPKQFPHLYSLVLKHMVHGPCGDMGKNSPCMKGGSCKNHYPKNFCEHTTHAEDSYPYYRRRDDGSKITVRRFELDNRWIIPYNPYLLALLDCHMNVEICSTLELVKYLYKYIFKGHDLISFKIISDDSRADVDEIREFQQGRWISPPEAFWRIFEFRLNEMTPAVYTLQVHLPDQQLITFNKNSDLLQLMRKIDFSKTMLTEFFKMNKANGTAKTLKCIYREFPEHFVWSFKFKAWTERKRKRAIGRLVTVSPHEGERYYLRLLLTHVRAPTSFDNLLNVDGKKMNCFRDAALGLGLLQSDTYIQETLEEAVLFQMPSSLRLLFATILVHCSPADHAFLWNKFQLDLSADYHRSQHLCFNTPEEIRNKVLQEIKKMVEQMGKSFPDYHLAADTSVDVHYDQLTKEIECEKNIEVPAEDLMMPFKLNAEQRHAYDLILQSVFCPVGQSFFIDGPGGTGKTFLYRSLLATLRSQGYIAIAVATLGVAASILPGGRTAHSRFKIPLDFSRTKTCQISKQGSVAKLLFESKLVLWDEASMAKRETVEAFDGLLRDIMDCDHPFGGKVVIFGGDFRQTLPVIKQATKQVLIESSLPNSPLWSQLQKLQLVHNMRAILDPAFSDFLLRIGEGRETVDRHGEITLPFAMVIPYIEKEQSLNRLVESVFPDLMTYSKNPYSMINRCVLAPKNSSVDKINDMMIKRFPGNLHVYVSSDRTVDPRHQGDYQDFLNSQNPKGLPPHKLLLKENCPIMLIRNLNPTEGLCNGTRLICRELKQNTICAEIAFGQHRGKRIFLPKIPLQVSDNDKNGLPFIRTQFPVRVCFALTINKSQGQTLDYVGIYLREPVFSHGQLYVVLSRVKTSAALKVLILPGTFDGIKTDCRTRNVVFEEILRLTKH; this is translated from the exons ATGGCATTTGATgatttgctggaaagtggtCGTTCTCCATGCGCCTTTCACGTGAACTGCTGCTTGCAATTGTTAGTCTGTGGATTGC CTTTATTTGATGTCGTTGTGCTTGGGATTTTCTGGCGTTCTCGTTCTTCCGAGGGCGCTGCTATGGAGCTGATCTTCTGTTATGTGTTATGGCAGGAACTTGGTTGCAGGTCAGATGCttgtttctttgttttgctTGCCTTTTCCCTCCTTCTGCCTGCATTAGTTGCTGACTATTTCTTGCCTCCTTCCTG TTATCTTAGTGAAATGGATAAAAATGCTCTGCGCCGAAAGCGCTATGCGGAAATGTCTCCCGATGCCAAGGCTGCACTTTTGTGCCGGAGATGTGAAGCCAGGCTTGTTAAGAAAAAAGACAAATCCTCTCGATCTTACGTTCGTAGTGTACCGTTCGGACATGTTGAAACTGGTGTTTGTTTCTTTGGTTCTGCTCCTGCTCGTAACGACCAGCTACCAGGCTGCCATAATGAAGTTGTTGATGGTTGTCCTGCTGTGCTTCAGCAATCGTTGGACTATATGTCTACCACTATCCCTGCTCCACTCTGCCTATCTAGTGGAACTTCTTCCTCTGCTGTTGTCCCACATTTAGTTCAATGTAGTTTAGTTTCTGAAG CACCTCTGATAAGTCGTTCGGTTCACCGTAGAGAAGCTGCGGTAAATAGTGGTACTGCAACGCTAAAAGAGCAGGCCTGTCTCTCCCCCCATGTTTCGGCTACTGTTCAGCCTTCTCGTCCTTGTAGAAAACGTTCCACAGCCAATTGTTctcggaaaaagaaaaagaacaagctCCTGCCTTTGCATAGTCAAAATGAAAATGAACAAACCTGTCATTTGCATACTGAAAGTACAGATGTCGTCTTAGAATCTATTGATGAGTCAAATCTTGGATCCCTTCGTTCTTCTGCTCCTTCATGCTTAAACGACTTAGGTGAGCATGGAGTGTCTTCCTCAATCACAGTCACCCCTGTGTCTTTTAGCCCTACTCAGCCTACAG GCAACACAAATGAGGCCAGCGCATCCTTTGCTCCTCCTGTTGGTTTTACAGCCAATGCAACAAATTGTTCAACCGTTATATTGCCAGCAAAGAGGCAAACAG GGACACTTCCTAGACAACGTCGCTCAAAAAACTCTAGGATTGATGAAATTCCTAAAGAATCTTTATTATTGCCTGATGCTCCTGATTGTCAATATTGTGGAGCTAAAAGATTCCATTTGGAGCCCCCTAGCTTCTGCTGCTCTCAAGGAGAAATTTCTATTGTTGCTCCTCCAATGCCTTACGCTCTAAAGCGTCTATTTATAGGAAATGATGAAGAATCTGACCATTTCAGAAAATTAGCTCGTACTTACAACAATAACTTGTCTTTCACTTCATTTGCTGCAAAGTATGATCCAGAATTGACAAGGAATACAAGAGGAGTATATACCTTTCGTGTTCAGGGACAAGTTTATCATTTTCTAAACAGCTTATCACAGCCTGATGATAGAACTTGTGGAATCCATCTCTACTTTTTTGATACTGATGAACAATTAATCAACCGAGTTGCTGCTTCTGACAAGCTTCGCGAGAGCActttaaagcttttgatggacATACTTTCTAATAATCCTTATGCTAGATTCTTTAAGGATCTAAGGGATATTCCTGATCTTGAAAAGCATAATATTGTGCTTAATTGCTTTCCTGGCCTTGACCAGCATATTTATAATCTTACTTCTACTTCTCAAGTTGCTGCTATATGGACTGAAAATGATGATGAATCAGTAAATAGGCAAGCACATATTCTCGTATATAGCCACTCAAATACTGCTCACAAGGTCCAGCATTATTATGCTTGTTATGATCCTTTGCAGTATCCTCTCTTGTTTCCCCGTGGTGAATCTGGTTGGCACCACGGAATTAAGCGAGCCTATAAAAGAAAGCAAACTGAACATTCCTGTGATGAAGAGGTTATCATTGATCCCTCTTCTGTGCAGGAACCATCTTACCTTATCGATTTAGAAAAGAGAG CTGCTGACCATGCAAAAAAGGATGAGCATACTGTATCAGCTAGAGAATATTACTGCTATAGGTTCCAAATCAGGAAGAATGATGAATCCATGCTATTGCATAGCCTTAGATTGTTGCAGCAGTTTTCGGTTGATTCCTATGTCAAAATTGAAACATCGCGCCTGGATTTCCAGCGTAAGAGGCAAAATGAAATTCGGACAGAAATCCTTGAAGGAGTGCTAGATAGTGTTTCCATTGGTCAGACTGAAGGTTCAAAAGTTGGTCGAAAGGTTATATTGCCAGCATCTTTTATCGGTGGTCCAAGAGATATGAGGCGCAGATATCTTGATGCAATGGCATTGGTACAAAAATATGGAAAGCCAGATATTTTCTTAACCATGACATGTAATCCAATGTggaaagaaattcaagattgTCTGCAATTTAAAGAGAGAGCTCAGGATAGGCCAGACCTGTTGTCTAGAGTATTTAGAGCAAAATTTGAAATGCTCAAGGCAAAACTTTTGGACAGAAAAATTTTTGGAGAAGTTGCTGCATGCGTTTATGTTATTGAATTCCAAAAACGGGGCTTTCCTCATGCACACTTATTATTAATCTTGAAACCACAATTCAAATTGCTTAATCCTGAGTCATATGATAGAATAGTTTCCGCTGAACTCCCTGATCCTAAGCAGTTTCCTCATTTGTATTCTCTTGTTCTTAAGCACATGGTTCATGGACCTTGCGGAGACATGGGCAAGAATAGCCCTTGTATGAAAGGCGGTAGCTGTAAAAATCATTATCCGAAAAATTTCTGTGAACATACAACTCATGCTGAAGACAGCTATCCATACTATAGGAGAAGAGATGATGGTAGCAAAATAACTGTCCGCAGGTTTGAACTTGACAATAGATGGATCATTCCTTATAATCCATATCTTTTAGCCTTGCTTGATTGTCACATGAATGTGGAAATCTGTTCCACTTTGGAGCTGGTCAAATACTTATACAAGTATATCTTCAAAGGACATGATCTTATCAGCTTCAAAATTATATCTGATGATTCCCGTGCTGATGTCGATGAGATTAGAGAATTCCAGCAGGGAAGATGGATTTCACCCCCTGAAGCATTTTGGCGCATATTTGAATTTAGGCTAAACGAGATGACTCCAGCTGTCTATACTCTACAAGTTCACTTACCTGACCAGCAACTGATTACTTTCAACAAGAACTCAGACCTTTTACAGCTGATGAGGAAAATTGACTTTTCAAAAACCATGTTGACTGAGTTCTTCAAAATGAACAAAGCAAATGGAACGGCTAAAACCTTGAAGTGCATTTATAGAGAATTTCCAGAGCATTTTGTTTGGTCTTTTAAATTTAAAGCTTGGACTGAGAGAAAGCGTAAGAGAGCCATTGGAAGACTGGTCACGGTCAGCCCTCATGAAGGAGAGAGATATTACCTTAGACTCCTGCTAACTCATGTTCGAGCTCCTACGTCGTTTGATAACCTCTTGAATGTTGATGGCAAAAAAATGAATTGCTTTAGAGATGCTGCTTTGGGCCTTGGTCTTTTACAGTCTGACACATATATACAAGAAACTCTTGAAGAAGCAGTTCTTTTTCAAATGCCATCCTCTTTGAGGCTGCTATTTGCTACTATTCTTGTTCATTGTTCTCCAGCAGATCATGCATTTCTTTGGAACAAATTTCAGCTTGATCTTTCTGCAGATTACCACCGATCTCAACATCTCTGTTTTAATACGCCTGAAGAAATAAGGAATAAAGTCctgcaagaaattaaaaaaatggtCGAACAAATGGGTAAGAGTTTTCCTGACTACCATCTAGCTGCAGACACTTCAGTAGATGTTCACTATGATCAGCTAACAAAGGAAATTGAATGTGAAAAAAATATTGAAGTTCCAGCAGAGGATCTAATGATGCCTTTCAAATTAAATGCTGAACAGCGGCATGCCTATGATTTAATTCTGCAGTCAGTTTTCTGTCCTGTTGGCCAGAGTTTTTTTATTGATGGCCCTGGGGGAACCGGTAAGACCTTCTTATATAGGTCTCTTCTAGCTACTTTGAGATCCCAAGGCTACATTGCTATTGCAGTTGCAACGTTGGGTGTCGCAGCCTCTATTCTTCCAGGAGGAAGAACAGCTCATTCTAGATTCAAAATACCATTAGATTTTTCTAGAACTAAAACCTGCCAGATTAGTAAACAGGGCAGTGTTGCAAAATTACTTTTTGAATCAAAGTTAGTCTTGTGGGATGAGGCTTCAATGGCCAAGCGAGAGACTGTTGAAGCCTTTGATGGTTTGCTTAGGGATATAATGGACTGTGACCATCCATTTGGAGGAAAAGTAGTTATTTTCGGTGGCGATTTTCGCCAAACTTTGCCAGTTATCAAACAAGCTACAAAGCAAGTTCTTATAGAATCTAGTCTCCCTAACTCTCCTCTGTGGTCTCAGCTGCAAAAGCTGCAGTTGGTGCACAATATGCGAGCCATTTTAGATCCAGCATTCTCAGACTTCTTATTAAGAATAGGAGAAGGAAGAGAAACTGTTGATAGACATGGCGAAATAACTTTACCTTTTGCCATGGTCATTCCTTATATTGAAAAAGAGCAATCTTTGAACAG GTTGGTCGAATctgtttttccagatttaatgACCTATTCAAAAAATCCTTATAGTATGATCAATAGATGTGTCCTTGCTCCAAAAAATAGCTCCGttgataaaataaatgacatGATGATCAAAAGATTTCCTGGAAACCTTCATGTGTACGTCAGTTCTGATAGAACCGTTGATCCCCGGCATCAAGGAGACTATCAAGATTTCTTGAATTCTCAAAATCCAAAAGGCCTTCCTCCTCACAAGTTGCTGCTCAAAGAAAATTGTCCAATCATGCTTATAAGAAATTTGAACCCTACAGAAGGATTATGCAATGGTACGCGACTCATTTGCAGGGAGCTAAAGCAGAATACTATCTGTGCAGAGATAGCTTTTGGCCAACATCGAGGCAAAAGAATTTTTCTGCCTAAAATTCCTTTACAAGTTTCTGATAATGACAAGAATGGCTTGCCATTTATAAGGACTCAATTTCCTGTCCGTGTCTGTTTTGCTCTGACAATTAACAAATCCCAAGGCCAAACATTGGATTACGTTGGAATCTACCTTCGCGAGCCAGTTTTTTCTCACGGCCAATTATATGTTGTTTTATCCAGAGTAAAAACTTCTGCAGCACTTAAAGTCCTTATCCTGCCTGGAACTTTTGATGGCATAAAAACTGATTGCAGGACTAGAAATGTTGTCTTTGAAGAAATACTCCGACTAACTAAACACTAG